The sequence TGTCTGTTGACCGCAAATACGATTAGCCAGCTGCTCGAAGTCAAAAGATACAATATCCAAAGCCAGTGGCTGGTGAGGTATGTGTTCAGCATATTgaccaaactcacttctccaATCGATTAACAACATAATCCAAAGCCCAAGTCCCCTCCCTCAAGTGCGCACAGAGCGGATGACCCAaatcgttcttcttcataATCTCTCTCAAGGGGTGCATCCATCCTTCCAGCCCACAGTACACAAGGGTCCCATAGTTCGGTATAGTGTAGACACCATCCCCACCAGTCGCATCTTGCTCTTCACCATCAGCTCTGTGAAGGACGGTATTGAGGTCGACAAGATCAAGTTCGGAGAATGCCTCGTACGCTCCCGATTGGATCTTCGCGTCGAGGTCGGGGTAGATCTCCTATTTCGCATCACAAAGATTACATCAGCTCGCTGGAGTTTGAGCTTTCGAGTCTTGATCGTGGTGGACTCACATTCATCGAAGTGGAGAATACCATGATACTACCTGGATCGAACCTATCAGGAATACTGATCTCACTGTATTGACCATCGTTATCTTGACCTTGGGTGATATGGGGCTCAGTGATCTCTTCAAGTTTCGATGGAATACCTTTGTGAGTCTTGGGACCAGATTTCCACTGGGAGAAGTCGGTAGAAACCGAGGCACCGAAGAGGTAAGAGATGTTGGTTCGGGATAGTTTGATGGGTTTGACTATAAAAGCAAAGGTCAGTATAAGCCGAGAGTCTTGCGTGAAAATTCGAAACTCactccatcctcgtccttGGAACCCTTTGAATGCACAATGAGCAATGAGCATGTACCCCTTGTGGGTGATGGGGTGTACTCGGTGGATCATTATGTACTGTGAAGGTTATCGAGGTTAGCTCGCTGCGATGATGAACCATGTGTCTCCTCAAAAGATTCCATTGTACTTTGAGAAGCGACCACTCACCTGCCCTTCCTCATGCACATGACCCTCAGTgtatccctcctccatcatctGCGTATGCAAATGATTCAACACCCTCTTGACCTTCCCAATACCATTCTCCTTTGATGGGTCAGAAACCTCATACAACCTATTATCAGTGACCAAATCCAACAACTTGGGATACAAGTCATCGAAACCCTTGTTGGATCCCAACGCGGCTCGTGAGAAAGTTACGAGTGCACCAGTGGATAAAGCATCTTCGGCAGTTCGTTTATCGAAAGGCGATTGGTTGTCATGGGTCAGGTCGTAGAATACAGCGTGCGGGGATGAACCTTGTAAGGGAGTGACGATACATGGTCGACTGGCGCCTTTACCGAATACTGGTGAGAGCtcgtcggatgatgagaggcAGGCGGCGTCCATTGAACCTGTGTGGGAACATATTAGCTTAGATACCATTATGTAGGCATAACGTGTGagtcaaagctgacttaccgaCTGGTTTACCAAGACCGAATCGCCATAGTCTACAGAGACAAGATTAGCTTTGTCCTACGCACCCAAAAAGATAAGAACATATTGATACCCACAAATCAGCAAAGTTCTTAACATCATGCCCATTATAAGCCTCCCTAACCAAACTATTGATCCCCAACTCTCTCACAAACTTGAGATCCATCTCTTGACTTCCCGTAAACAACTCAGCCATGATATACAAATTAGGGTTGATCCTTCGTCCAGCGTCAATGACAGCCACACCCAACTCGAGCGGCGTGGAATGACAGTTATCCAATCTGAATCCGTCAAAGGTGGAAGCGAGTAACTCCGTGTACTTGATCATATGATCCCACAACCACGGGTTATCTTCTCTCTTGGTACCGTAACGCAGCTTGACACAATCGTCCCATACGATGACCTGTCTTCGGATGTACGCTTTGGAAGGGTATTCTGCGAAATTCTTGAGAGGGTCGGCACCCCACATCCAACCGTTGTTGGCTAGTGCGAGGGAGGCTTGGGGATGTTTCGAGGTGGTAGAGTTTGAGGGAAGTTGGGTAAAGTATTTCTCGACCAAGGGTTTGCTGGAGTGGGCGCGGACTGTCAGCTGAAAGTATAACACTTACGGTGCAGTATGAATCAAGGGGATTCTGGTCGTATAAGTAAAATCTACTCACTCCTTAGTGATCTCTCCCAATTTAGGTCCACCCTCTTCAACTCTATTAAACCTTAACCTTCCTACAATGCCATCAACAGCCGCATTGACATCATCATTGCACTCTGCATAAAGATCCACATTAAGCACGTCCAAAACCTCTCCCCATTTCTTGACTTGGTTTTCGGGAGATTCATTGGGGAAAGCCTTCTGGATGAAACCAGCCGCGATGTCAGGTCTGACCCATGAGCAGTACCTCGCGGAATAAGCTCTGTAATTTTCGATTAGATCTGCAGATTGTGATTTAAGCACTTCAGCTAATTGGGAGGGTGATTGATTTCCTGATAAGGCTCCCTCGAAGGGTTGAGGAGCAGGGCTGTTTTGGAGTAGAGAAGATCCGACTTCCGATACGGATGAGCGAACGTCGAAGACGTAGTATTCCCATAATCTCACTTCGTCGATCGCGTTTCGGATGGCGGGGACGAGTCGTTGTAAGTCCTCTTCGGAATTGAGGGTTGTAGGTAATCCCAGGGAAGATAGTTTGGAAGAAAGGGCGAGGATGGCATTTTCCAACTCTACCGCTGGGGCGAGATGAGGGGTGTTGTGGGGCGAGTAACCTAGGTGAGTAGGGTCGATATGTCAGCGGTGATCTtggatcatcaacaccaaaGACATGGTCGAGAAGTGACAGTGGATTGTATGTAGGGAGGATGGTCGACGAcgacaagaagaggaatcgatcaagagaagaaacacCATGCGTAATTGGAAAATGAATGCCTCAAAAGGAGACAGACTTACCAGCTTCAGGATGCTCTTCCAACCACGGACTATCATAAGCCATATGATTGAGTACCACATCAGTGACACCTCCCAGACCATACTTCTCCTTGGCGACTTTAATAACCTTTTCGATCTCCGCCAGTCCACCATCTTTCACATCCTTGTTAACTAAGATAGCTTGATCGTACGACAACTGATCTTTGATAGAGTACGGTGATCCGGAATAACCACGTTGTTGCAGGGGAGCCCAATGCAACATGTTATAACCCCTTCTCGAGGCCTCTTCGAAATGTTTC comes from Kwoniella bestiolae CBS 10118 chromosome 1, complete sequence and encodes:
- a CDS encoding glycogen debranching enzyme; this translates as MVSIKPTSISLPKSNGDHKSDGHPKTPKTPQDEAIAFFSGESEGKPVQVWELALEDDGGPGEGKDYIRLPPPTRPYVLRFSIRPGTNVTRNGVLKSDFPMDGGEFKRGEWKERRLPTDLSKPVQVDLPISAPGAFCYFIEYDGPTPSSPRITGRRGYFNVDPIISLPARTPFFSSDASPNPLSDTSAGVILPKSTNVSLDGLIILSVLAKWMGKTNEWEKHFEEASRRGYNMLHWAPLQQRGYSGSPYSIKDQLSYDQAILVNKDVKDGGLAEIEKVIKVAKEKYGLGGVTDVVLNHMAYDSPWLEEHPEAGYSPHNTPHLAPAVELENAILALSSKLSSLGLPTTLNSEEDLQRLVPAIRNAIDEVRLWEYYVFDVRSSVSEVGSSLLQNSPAPQPFEGALSGNQSPSQLAEVLKSQSADLIENYRAYSARYCSWVRPDIAAGFIQKAFPNESPENQVKKWGEVLDVLNVDLYAECNDDVNAAVDGIVGRLRFNRVEEGGPKLGEITKDKPLVEKYFTQLPSNSTTSKHPQASLALANNGWMWGADPLKNFAEYPSKAYIRRQVIVWDDCVKLRYGTKREDNPWLWDHMIKYTELLASTFDGFRLDNCHSTPLELGVAVIDAGRRINPNLYIMAELFTGSQEMDLKFVRELGINSLVREAYNGHDVKNFADLLWRFGLGKPVGSMDAACLSSSDELSPVFGKGASRPCIVTPLQGSSPHAVFYDLTHDNQSPFDKRTAEDALSTGALVTFSRAALGSNKGFDDLYPKLLDLVTDNRLYEVSDPSKENGIGKVKRVLNHLHTQMMEEGYTEGHVHEEGQYIMIHRVHPITHKGYMLIAHCAFKGFQGRGWIKPIKLSRTNISYLFGASVSTDFSQWKSGPKTHKGIPSKLEEITEPHITQGQDNDGQYSEISIPDRFDPGSIMVFSTSMNEIYPDLDAKIQSGAYEAFSELDLVDLNTVLHRADGEEQDATGGDGVYTIPNYGTLVYCGLEGWMHPLREIMKKNDLGHPLCAHLREGTWALDYVVNRLEKQTGDLPRLAKVHSWLTERFDLIKNTCPAFMRPKYFALVIYEAYKAARRAVVEQSSEFISSGHSFTHDLALCSVQMYGLVKSASINPAKPVASLAAGLPHFAAGWARCWGRDVFISLRGLFLTTGNFPAARDHILSFGSTLKHGLIPNLLDSTRNPRYNCRDGPWWFCQNIQDYTKMCPNGLALLGDKVKRRFPADDTWVEWDHARAYEYESSVEELVQEILQRHAEGIEFREYNAGPNLDMDMKDEGFNQKIWVDWETGLIFGGNRYNCGTWMDKMGSSDKAGNKGLPATPRDGSPVEITGLLKSTLTWVDGLVKAGKWHSKGVEATIKGEKRLVTYKEWADLIQKSFEKCYYVPADPSEDVKHDINPGMVNRRGIYKDVYGTPKDREWSDYQLRCNYTLSMIVAPELFTPEKAIGALQIADAVLRGPLGMKTLDPSDSQYRGDYDNSNDSGDQAVAKGWNYHQGPEWVFPTGWFLMAYLKFDRLAGEGKQDPSRTMHYISNILQKHAHHIDSDPWRGLPELTNSNGSFCYDSCRTQAWSASTILDVLEEMHKIGKK